From one Bacteroidales bacterium genomic stretch:
- a CDS encoding RNA polymerase sigma-70 factor, producing MNELDQIWREIKRGNEKAFYMLYTLLFSNLVRYIQQIVKDIFLAEDIVQEVFIKLWDERNKIHIVGSLQSYLYKMSHNLSINKLQHFATAKNKVNRTISEEEWQFIKDTYQIDSYVIENIEKEDTDVIIRQVIASLPEKCREVFILSRYENLDNNEIAQRLNISVNTVRSHIYQALEIIRQKVMK from the coding sequence TTGAATGAACTTGATCAGATATGGCGCGAAATAAAGAGAGGAAATGAAAAAGCATTTTATATGCTTTATACCTTGTTATTTTCTAATCTTGTAAGATATATCCAGCAAATCGTAAAAGATATTTTTTTGGCTGAAGATATTGTTCAGGAAGTATTTATTAAACTATGGGACGAACGGAATAAGATCCATATTGTCGGCTCCCTGCAGTCATACCTGTACAAGATGTCCCATAATTTATCCATCAATAAGTTACAACATTTTGCAACCGCTAAAAATAAGGTAAACAGAACTATTAGTGAAGAAGAATGGCAATTCATTAAGGATACTTATCAGATTGACAGTTACGTAATTGAAAATATTGAAAAAGAAGATACCGATGTGATTATCCGGCAGGTGATAGCTTCTCTTCCTGAAAAATGCCGCGAAGTATTTATACTAAGCCGTTATGAAAATCTGGATAATAATGAAATAGCTCAAAGATTGAATATTTCAGTAAATACGGTAAGATCACATATATATCAGGCCCTTGAAATAATCCGGCAGAAAGTCATGAAATGA
- the xseA gene encoding exodeoxyribonuclease VII large subunit, translating into MEKSESYSLSEFNRMVGLKLKATMPGSYWVSGEINEIHVNNSGHCFLELIEKEGQGEKIVARSRANIWAYHFRMLHPYFKTMTGQNLSAGLKVMLQVNIEFHELYGISLQVTDINPAFTVGELAVQKQLVIQRLTDEGVIDMNRELDIPLVPQRIAVISSGTAAGYGDFSDQLHSNTYGYAFHHTLFPAVMQGNEAEQSIIRALEEIFDREVEFDVVVIIRGGGSQTDLNCFNSYRLAYHMAQFPLPIITGIGHERDETIADMVACIPLKTPTAVAEFLIDRAASIHHELEELTQRLYDSVTSQVRFSAQQLQEQSYRLQNILHTQLHEQEKLLQGLQLTLSHAVSMFLSEKRNGQDQLLVKARSLVCNTVQVQMTKIPALEKQLSKVTRAMLEKKRERVVWLGNKLSLLDPVKLLERGYSITLANGKVIRGIDELGAGQRIETLFKDGKAESVVEKAVRDL; encoded by the coding sequence ATGGAAAAATCAGAATCTTATTCATTATCGGAGTTCAACCGGATGGTCGGGTTGAAATTGAAGGCGACTATGCCCGGTTCATATTGGGTATCAGGAGAAATCAATGAGATCCATGTAAACAATAGCGGGCACTGTTTTTTAGAATTGATTGAGAAGGAAGGCCAGGGAGAAAAGATTGTTGCCAGGAGCCGGGCCAATATATGGGCTTATCATTTCCGGATGCTACATCCTTATTTCAAAACCATGACCGGGCAGAACCTTTCGGCAGGACTGAAAGTAATGCTCCAGGTCAATATCGAGTTTCATGAACTTTATGGAATCAGCCTGCAGGTAACGGATATCAATCCGGCTTTTACGGTAGGCGAGTTGGCTGTACAGAAGCAACTGGTGATCCAGCGTCTGACAGATGAAGGCGTGATCGACATGAACAGGGAGCTGGATATACCTCTTGTCCCACAAAGAATTGCTGTTATCTCTTCCGGAACAGCTGCCGGGTATGGGGATTTCTCCGATCAGCTACACAGCAATACGTACGGATATGCTTTTCATCATACCCTTTTTCCTGCCGTTATGCAGGGGAATGAAGCGGAGCAGTCGATTATTCGTGCTTTGGAAGAGATCTTCGATCGTGAAGTTGAGTTTGACGTGGTGGTGATCATCAGGGGCGGAGGCTCACAAACCGATCTGAACTGTTTCAATAGTTACCGGTTGGCTTATCATATGGCACAATTTCCTTTACCCATTATTACCGGGATCGGGCATGAACGTGACGAGACTATTGCAGATATGGTGGCCTGTATCCCATTGAAAACCCCGACGGCGGTTGCCGAGTTTCTGATAGATAGAGCTGCTTCCATCCATCATGAACTTGAGGAACTGACACAACGTTTATACGATTCCGTTACTTCTCAGGTTCGGTTTTCCGCACAGCAATTGCAGGAGCAAAGCTATCGCTTGCAGAACATACTTCATACACAGTTGCATGAGCAGGAAAAATTATTACAGGGCCTTCAGCTTACCTTGTCGCATGCAGTATCCATGTTTTTATCGGAGAAAAGAAACGGACAGGATCAGTTATTAGTAAAAGCCCGTTCGTTGGTATGTAATACGGTACAGGTGCAAATGACAAAGATTCCGGCATTGGAAAAGCAACTCAGTAAGGTCACCCGGGCTATGCTGGAAAAGAAACGGGAACGGGTTGTATGGCTCGGTAACAAGTTATCGTTGCTGGATCCTGTAAAATTGCTGGAACGGGGTTATTCCATCACCCTGGCAAATGGGAAGGTGATTCGTGGGATTGACGAACTCGGAGCAGGGCAACGTATAGAAACCTTATTCAAGGACGGAAAGGCAGAGAGTGTGGTAGAAAAAGCGGTAAGAGACTTGTAG
- a CDS encoding transglutaminase-like domain-containing protein, giving the protein MMKKAILFCVLLLFSVVSFSQDVSTVDYEITYIFSSSGKTNKIKFICLVPADIKGKQKVHTLTYSRQPQRVFSEDGDHYAEFIMERPSKEEKIKISVTIDIYRNDFQNRKKDIAQTGTDMEKYLKNEKFIEKDDPLIIEKAGELKKKTREATIRKIYSFVRNHIQYESHEDELGSVEAFKIKRGDCTEFADLFIALCRACDIPARFAEGFVTNITSNPKHDWAEVYLEGYGWIRFDPTSGNLNEWNTLQNRYIQLTNTRFNRTINNGGHYWAYRYWGDPIKVSQSFVINKYTAIQK; this is encoded by the coding sequence ATGATGAAGAAGGCGATTTTATTTTGCGTGCTGCTCCTGTTTTCTGTGGTTTCGTTTTCACAGGATGTATCCACTGTGGACTATGAGATTACGTATATATTTTCCTCATCGGGAAAGACAAATAAAATTAAATTTATTTGTTTGGTTCCAGCGGATATAAAAGGAAAACAAAAAGTACATACGCTTACTTATTCCAGACAACCCCAGCGGGTTTTTTCTGAAGACGGGGATCATTATGCCGAATTTATCATGGAACGCCCATCTAAAGAAGAAAAGATAAAAATATCCGTCACCATTGATATCTACAGGAACGATTTTCAAAACAGGAAAAAAGACATAGCACAGACAGGGACTGATATGGAAAAATATCTGAAGAATGAAAAATTTATTGAGAAAGATGACCCCCTTATTATTGAAAAAGCCGGAGAGCTGAAGAAAAAAACGAGGGAAGCCACCATCAGGAAAATTTATTCATTCGTCAGGAACCATATTCAATATGAAAGTCATGAAGATGAATTGGGATCCGTTGAAGCATTTAAAATAAAGAGGGGAGATTGTACGGAATTTGCCGATCTCTTTATCGCCCTGTGCCGGGCCTGTGACATCCCTGCCAGATTTGCCGAAGGCTTTGTCACCAATATAACCAGTAATCCGAAGCATGATTGGGCGGAAGTATATCTGGAAGGTTACGGATGGATACGTTTTGACCCGACTTCCGGCAATTTAAATGAATGGAATACACTTCAAAACAGATATATCCAGTTGACCAATACGCGGTTTAACCGGACGATTAATAATGGAGGACATTATTGGGCGTATAGGTATTGGGGTGATCCTATTAAAGTTTCCCAATCATTTGTTATCAATAAGTATACTGCTATTCAAAAATGA
- a CDS encoding DUF4974 domain-containing protein, whose product MKETVVISDQIKQLISGYLSDSLTPEELSVLKSWIMQSPENKKYFNEIRHTWALSGTTIQNKEFSVRKLAGKLSKRHKKQSRRFWTWQKVAASWGIIVICATSLWFFLNGDDISVQPDTPVVAQSTHTVIQAERGSQSLINLPDGTKVWLNGGSTLSYIHDYNISERIVELSGEACFDVVTNPDKPFVVKAGKLSIKALGTMFNVKAYPEDKIITTTLVKGNVVVEGRNKNDEEFSIPMKPNENITYLIDENMVHDAGSKADMSDIKKIEPLIPIIKEDNIKPELYTSWKDEIWVIEKQQLENLCKDLERRYNVSFVFLTDELKTMHFSGTIQRQTIEQVLSILQRTMPINFLVEKNVITLSMNMELMERFKTQQ is encoded by the coding sequence ATGAAAGAGACCGTTGTCATTTCAGATCAAATCAAACAACTGATTTCCGGGTATTTATCTGATTCATTAACCCCGGAGGAATTATCCGTTTTGAAATCGTGGATCATGCAATCTCCGGAAAATAAAAAATATTTTAATGAGATCCGGCACACATGGGCATTATCCGGAACAACTATTCAAAATAAAGAGTTCTCCGTAAGAAAGCTGGCGGGTAAATTGTCCAAACGTCATAAAAAACAATCCCGGAGATTCTGGACATGGCAGAAAGTCGCTGCATCATGGGGAATTATTGTCATTTGTGCTACTTCTTTATGGTTTTTTTTGAATGGAGACGATATATCCGTACAACCTGATACTCCCGTTGTCGCCCAATCTACACATACAGTGATCCAGGCAGAACGTGGTTCCCAAAGTTTGATAAATTTACCTGACGGAACCAAAGTCTGGCTCAACGGTGGTAGTACCTTATCATACATTCATGACTACAATATCTCGGAAAGAATCGTAGAACTTTCAGGGGAAGCCTGTTTTGACGTAGTCACCAATCCGGATAAGCCATTTGTGGTAAAGGCCGGAAAATTATCTATTAAAGCGTTGGGAACGATGTTCAATGTGAAAGCATATCCCGAAGATAAAATAATTACTACCACCCTGGTAAAAGGAAATGTGGTCGTAGAGGGCAGGAATAAAAATGATGAGGAATTTTCGATTCCTATGAAGCCGAATGAAAATATTACTTACCTCATAGATGAGAATATGGTTCATGACGCCGGTAGCAAGGCTGACATGAGTGATATAAAAAAGATCGAACCATTGATCCCGATCATTAAAGAAGATAATATTAAACCGGAATTATATACATCCTGGAAAGATGAAATATGGGTAATCGAAAAACAACAATTGGAAAATTTGTGCAAAGACCTTGAACGCAGGTACAATGTCAGTTTTGTATTTCTTACGGATGAACTAAAAACCATGCATTTTTCGGGAACGATTCAGCGACAGACAATAGAACAGGTATTGAGTATTTTGCAACGGACAATGCCTATAAATTTTTTAGTGGAAAAGAATGTGATTACACTTTCGATGAATATGGAATTAATGGAGAGATTTAAAACACAACAATGA
- a CDS encoding TonB-dependent receptor, translated as MKLSSILILIVNLNIYANVYPQNVRLENAIENQTIKDILKLLENKSDYRFFYSDDYPVLNKVISVSAQESDIYVLLNQIFNDTPASYEILDDNVVVISPFSRQTIRITGTVSDDSGETMPGVNVLIKGTGTGITTDVDGRFSIDVPNTESVLVFSFVGYHEQEIPVGEQRMIQVIMVESSTEIEEVVVVGYGVQKKETMVGAVSQVGNKALMQSGTASVTNAIAGKLSGVLTMQQSGEPGNDNAEIIIRGVSSWNGSQPLVLVDGVERDFKDLDPNEINTISILKDASATAVFGARGANGVLIVTTKRGVEGKPKLDISASFGMEKATNIPDHIDSYTTMKMLNVARMNEQQFTELIPEYVLEEYRNPSSRLNALRYPNVNWFKEVTRPFAPTATANVNVTGGTSFVKYFASLGYTHQGSYFKGEKDGHVDSRFWNNRFNYRTNLDFNVSKSTLLSFNIGGEVSIKNQPTIGNIWWTLYGTSPARFPTYFPSWLLEEYPDQDYPDDTGIRYAEPIGEYMDNPYTVFNQRAFNRYLETKLFTDVMLKQDLDFLLKGLSIRGKVSLSTYYRNLSLTSATTNNYPQYQFDYEKAAIGENPWFRQGQGDETYKMPPLAIGIGGLQSGYYSDLYYEFSLDYNNTFGGHTVSVLALMNRQQKNNGTEFAYYNQGLVGRITYDYRNKYLAEVNVGYTGSERFAPGNRFGFFPSGAVGWVISEEQFFRDALPWISKMKIRYSDGLVGSDNTSSRWLYISDYFEDSKKYIREDKAANTRAQWEEARKQDLGVEIGLFDNSLHFSVDLFKERRTNMLLVPQSTPTLLGIQFKELNLGKMKKHGIEVEIEYKNTTDGGFYYFVRGMVGINENRILFKDDPPYAPDYQKQEGKPLEAQTSGVQLAGNGYFTSVDDIHTLPSPLPVSGLAIGDYAFLDYTADGLISSLDAYPIKGSLYPPVTYSFSAGFNYRNFEFSFLFQGNAGKYVSYNQNFEAEFTKGNYQVHASQLDYWTPTNTGANHSTLHFPGTGYIRNLAWLPATEGTGYTTYIEGRFWRKADYLKLKEVYIGYKFEPKWEKLPGISSINVYMTGNNLLTFTKLIEGDPERKDFSKGFYPQLLSVKLGMRVSF; from the coding sequence ATGAAATTATCTTCTATTCTTATCTTAATAGTCAATCTCAATATTTATGCCAATGTATATCCTCAAAATGTCAGGCTTGAAAATGCTATTGAGAATCAAACGATAAAAGATATTTTAAAACTGCTTGAGAATAAAAGCGATTATCGTTTTTTCTACAGTGATGATTATCCGGTTTTAAATAAAGTTATTTCTGTAAGCGCTCAGGAGTCAGATATATATGTATTACTCAACCAAATATTTAATGACACACCGGCGTCATATGAGATATTGGATGATAATGTCGTCGTAATCAGTCCATTTTCCCGGCAGACCATAAGAATAACCGGCACCGTTTCGGATGATTCAGGGGAAACCATGCCCGGGGTAAATGTTCTTATTAAAGGAACCGGTACTGGAATTACTACTGATGTTGATGGTAGGTTCTCGATCGATGTTCCTAATACGGAATCTGTTCTGGTTTTTTCATTTGTAGGGTACCACGAACAGGAAATTCCCGTCGGGGAACAACGTATGATACAGGTGATAATGGTTGAATCTTCAACGGAAATCGAAGAAGTCGTCGTTGTCGGCTATGGGGTTCAGAAAAAAGAAACCATGGTCGGAGCTGTATCACAGGTAGGGAATAAAGCGCTGATGCAGTCGGGGACTGCCAGTGTAACCAATGCCATTGCAGGTAAATTATCAGGTGTATTAACGATGCAGCAATCCGGTGAACCCGGGAATGATAATGCGGAAATCATTATACGCGGAGTTTCCAGTTGGAACGGCTCCCAGCCATTGGTGCTGGTAGATGGTGTGGAACGGGACTTCAAGGATCTGGATCCGAACGAGATCAATACCATCTCAATTTTGAAAGATGCTTCCGCTACCGCTGTTTTTGGTGCAAGAGGCGCCAACGGGGTATTGATCGTCACTACCAAAAGAGGTGTGGAAGGAAAACCGAAACTGGACATATCCGCATCCTTTGGCATGGAAAAGGCCACAAATATACCGGATCATATAGATTCCTACACCACTATGAAAATGTTAAATGTTGCCAGAATGAATGAGCAACAATTTACGGAACTGATCCCCGAATATGTGCTGGAAGAATACAGGAATCCGTCATCCCGTTTAAACGCACTGCGATATCCGAATGTAAACTGGTTTAAAGAAGTGACCAGGCCGTTTGCGCCCACGGCAACTGCAAATGTCAATGTGACGGGGGGAACCAGTTTTGTCAAATATTTTGCATCTTTGGGTTATACCCATCAGGGCTCGTACTTCAAAGGTGAGAAAGACGGACATGTTGATTCCCGCTTTTGGAACAATAGGTTCAATTACCGGACCAACCTTGATTTTAATGTTTCGAAATCAACCTTATTGTCATTCAATATCGGCGGGGAGGTAAGTATCAAGAATCAGCCCACTATCGGAAATATCTGGTGGACCTTGTATGGTACTTCTCCGGCCCGCTTCCCTACTTATTTCCCATCATGGCTTCTGGAAGAATATCCGGACCAGGACTATCCCGATGATACGGGAATACGTTATGCTGAACCCATCGGAGAATATATGGATAATCCGTATACCGTATTTAACCAGAGGGCTTTTAACCGGTATCTGGAAACCAAGCTTTTTACTGATGTAATGTTGAAACAGGATCTGGATTTCCTGCTTAAAGGGCTATCCATTAGAGGAAAAGTATCCCTCAGTACCTATTACAGAAATCTTTCCCTGACATCAGCAACTACGAACAATTATCCCCAATACCAGTTTGATTATGAAAAAGCGGCAATCGGGGAAAATCCGTGGTTCAGACAGGGACAGGGTGACGAGACATACAAAATGCCGCCGCTGGCAATCGGAATAGGTGGTTTGCAGAGTGGTTATTACAGTGATCTGTATTACGAATTTTCACTGGATTACAATAACACTTTCGGAGGCCACACTGTTTCGGTATTGGCATTGATGAACCGTCAGCAGAAAAACAACGGAACAGAGTTCGCCTATTATAACCAGGGACTGGTCGGACGGATCACCTATGATTACCGGAATAAATACCTGGCTGAAGTAAATGTCGGTTATACGGGATCGGAAAGATTTGCACCGGGCAACCGGTTCGGATTCTTTCCTTCAGGCGCTGTAGGTTGGGTAATATCGGAAGAACAGTTTTTCCGCGATGCACTACCCTGGATCAGCAAGATGAAGATACGCTATTCCGATGGTTTGGTCGGCAGTGATAATACATCCAGCAGATGGTTGTATATCAGTGATTATTTTGAAGACAGTAAAAAATACATCCGCGAGGATAAAGCCGCCAATACCCGTGCACAATGGGAAGAAGCCAGAAAACAGGATTTAGGGGTTGAAATAGGTTTATTCGATAATTCTCTTCATTTTTCGGTAGACCTTTTTAAAGAACGCCGTACCAATATGTTGTTGGTTCCACAAAGTACCCCCACGCTCTTGGGTATTCAATTTAAAGAATTGAATCTGGGGAAAATGAAGAAACACGGTATAGAGGTAGAGATCGAATATAAGAACACAACAGACGGGGGCTTCTATTACTTTGTACGCGGTATGGTCGGTATCAATGAAAACAGGATCCTTTTTAAGGACGATCCACCGTATGCACCCGATTATCAAAAACAGGAAGGAAAACCTTTGGAAGCCCAGACAAGCGGAGTACAGCTTGCAGGAAACGGCTATTTTACTTCTGTGGATGATATCCATACTTTACCATCTCCGTTACCTGTTTCAGGTCTCGCGATAGGCGATTATGCATTTCTTGATTATACAGCCGACGGATTGATCAGCAGCCTGGATGCCTATCCGATCAAAGGATCGCTTTATCCTCCCGTAACATATTCGTTTTCTGCGGGATTCAATTACAGGAATTTCGAGTTCAGTTTCCTGTTTCAGGGTAATGCCGGAAAATATGTATCGTACAACCAGAACTTTGAAGCCGAGTTCACGAAAGGTAATTATCAGGTACATGCTTCGCAACTGGATTATTGGACACCTACCAATACGGGAGCCAATCACTCCACCCTGCATTTCCCGGGCACCGGTTATATCAGGAACCTGGCATGGCTTCCTGCTACGGAAGGAACAGGATATACCACGTATATCGAAGGCCGGTTCTGGAGAAAAGCCGATTATCTCAAACTGAAGGAAGTATATATAGGATACAAGTTTGAACCTAAATGGGAAAAACTTCCGGGTATTTCCTCTATCAATGTTTATATGACAGGAAATAACCTGTTGACTTTTACCAAATTGATCGAAGGTGATCCTGAGCGGAAGGATTTCAGCAAGGGATTTTATCCTCAATTGCTCAGTGTTAAACTTGGTATGAGGGTTTCTTTTTAA